One region of Blattabacterium cuenoti genomic DNA includes:
- a CDS encoding ATP-dependent helicase yields the protein MEKNNKLMSVSFSLNKIQRKIIETIKGPILVVAGAGSGKTRVITYRIVHMIQNKGINPSNILALTFTKKAAKEMKNRVSNMIEKEDLDKMTIGTFHSIFSNILRKESHWVGYQPNYTIYDQKDSENVIKKILEDVSFNISLNIKEIRKKISEYKNSLCEIKNKLEYFDKIYKYYIERCFKANAMDFDDILLHTNYLFIRFPNILKKYQEKFKYILIDEYQDTNLSQKKILNNLALKHQNIFAVGDDAQSIYAFRGANISNILNFHIDYDTAKIFRLEQNYRSTNHIVEASNNIISFNKNQIFKKIWTNNEKGEKVKIYCAFSEKEEARYIANSILLIKKKEKFQYKDFAILYRINTQSHIIEYALKEKNIPYNIYGSISFEKRKEIRDLFAYFRIIHNPNDEESLLRILKKITNNKIVKSILNLSKIKNTTTYDIIKNIFFHKKLLNINIKTEDKIKKFFMKIENLRMKLDKENAYTIAKYTVNFLLKENEKNYSNEDFKYILNNILFYVKEQEKLKNNGDISLSGFLQYFYLEIENNNINNEEDKISLMTVHLSKGLEFSIVFIVGLEENLFPSKSSLENQFKIEEERRLFYVALTRAQKMAVLTYAKYRFLWGNRNKNNPSRFISELNKNSIDIENHNYMSLLSDVNRQKFLYKNEEKNSKIKKGIKVFHPNFGMGTILDLQDLNKIAIIKFKKLGKKKILLKLAKLTFFS from the coding sequence ATGGAAAAAAATAATAAATTAATGTCTGTTTCTTTCTCTTTAAATAAAATTCAACGTAAAATCATAGAAACGATTAAAGGTCCTATACTTGTCGTAGCAGGAGCTGGATCTGGAAAAACTCGTGTTATTACATATCGTATAGTTCATATGATTCAAAACAAAGGAATAAATCCTTCTAATATTTTAGCTTTAACTTTTACTAAAAAAGCAGCTAAAGAAATGAAAAATCGTGTTTCTAATATGATAGAAAAAGAAGATTTAGATAAAATGACAATAGGTACTTTTCATTCTATATTTTCTAATATTCTAAGAAAAGAATCTCATTGGGTAGGTTATCAACCTAATTATACTATTTATGATCAAAAAGATTCAGAAAATGTGATTAAAAAAATATTAGAAGATGTAAGTTTCAATATATCTTTAAATATTAAAGAAATAAGAAAAAAAATATCTGAATATAAGAATAGTTTATGCGAAATAAAAAATAAATTAGAATATTTTGATAAAATATATAAATACTATATAGAACGTTGTTTTAAAGCAAATGCTATGGATTTTGATGATATATTACTTCATACTAATTATTTATTTATTCGTTTTCCAAATATTCTTAAAAAATATCAAGAAAAATTTAAGTATATTTTAATAGATGAATATCAAGATACTAATTTATCACAAAAAAAAATACTAAATAATTTAGCTTTAAAACATCAAAATATTTTTGCAGTAGGTGATGACGCTCAAAGTATTTACGCTTTTCGTGGAGCAAACATTTCAAATATTTTAAATTTTCATATTGATTATGATACAGCTAAAATTTTTCGTCTTGAACAAAATTATCGTTCTACAAATCACATCGTAGAGGCTTCTAATAATATTATTTCTTTTAATAAAAATCAAATTTTTAAAAAAATTTGGACAAATAATGAAAAAGGAGAAAAAGTAAAAATATACTGTGCTTTTTCAGAAAAAGAAGAAGCACGGTATATTGCTAATTCAATTCTTTTAATTAAAAAAAAAGAAAAATTTCAATACAAAGATTTTGCTATTCTTTATAGAATCAACACACAATCTCATATTATTGAATATGCTCTTAAAGAAAAAAATATTCCATATAATATATACGGTTCTATTTCGTTTGAAAAACGTAAAGAAATTAGAGATTTATTCGCTTATTTTAGGATAATTCATAATCCAAATGATGAAGAATCTTTATTACGTATTTTAAAAAAAATAACAAATAATAAAATTGTAAAATCTATATTAAACTTATCTAAAATAAAAAATACTACAACTTATGATATAATAAAAAATATTTTTTTTCATAAAAAATTATTAAATATAAATATAAAAACAGAAGATAAAATAAAAAAATTTTTTATGAAAATAGAAAATTTACGTATGAAATTAGATAAAGAAAATGCATATACAATAGCAAAATATACAGTAAATTTTTTGTTAAAGGAAAATGAAAAAAATTATAGTAATGAAGACTTCAAGTATATACTTAATAATATACTTTTTTATGTTAAAGAACAAGAAAAATTAAAAAATAATGGAGATATTAGTTTGTCTGGATTTTTACAATATTTTTATTTAGAAATAGAAAATAATAATATTAATAATGAAGAAGATAAAATATCATTAATGACTGTTCATTTGTCTAAAGGATTAGAATTTTCTATTGTTTTTATTGTAGGATTAGAAGAAAACTTATTCCCTTCAAAATCAAGTTTAGAAAATCAATTCAAAATAGAAGAAGAACGTCGTTTATTTTATGTAGCTTTAACAAGAGCTCAGAAAATGGCTGTATTAACTTACGCAAAATACCGGTTTTTATGGGGAAATAGGAATAAAAATAATCCTAGTCGTTTTATTAGTGAACTTAATAAAAATTCTATTGATATAGAAAATCATAATTATATGTCTCTACTTTCTGATGTCAATAGACAAAAATTTTTATATAAAAATGAAGAAAAAAATTCAAAAATAAAAAAAGGAATAAAAGTTTTTCATCCAAACTTTGGAATGGGTACAATTTTAGATTTACAAGATTTAAATAAAATAGCTATAATTAAATTTAAAAAATTAGGTAAAAAAAAAATTTTATTAAAATTAGCTAAACTTACTTTTTTTTCATAA
- a CDS encoding cation diffusion facilitator family transporter, protein MDDSKKIKLNFNLQKIICLVAIIFFFIKLITWHITSSLSIFSDAMESLINIISGFIGLYSLYISSLPKDQNHPYGHGKIEFISTAIEGGLIFFVGINLFINTFIRIKNNMIYGNEIILSRLNYGILLMLFTAIINYFLGFLACKIGHKNDTLILIASGKHLQIDTYSTFGIVIGLILLNKTKCIWIDPIISIIFSSSILYTGLKLLKNATSGIMDESDKKLLKKLSSYIKKKRDIHWIDLHNLKVIKYGSALHVDCHLIVPWFFNIKEANKEVKKLTILTKKKFGTKVELSVHVEACSDNHCIFCNKYCQVRKNFYQKKILWTLDKTYNHTT, encoded by the coding sequence ATGGATGATTCAAAAAAAATCAAACTTAATTTTAATCTTCAGAAAATAATTTGTTTAGTAGCTATTATTTTCTTTTTTATAAAATTAATTACTTGGCATATTACTTCTTCACTTTCTATATTTAGTGATGCTATGGAAAGTTTAATTAATATAATTAGCGGATTTATAGGATTATATAGCCTTTATATATCTTCTTTACCTAAGGATCAAAATCATCCATATGGTCATGGAAAAATAGAATTTATATCAACAGCAATAGAAGGGGGTTTAATTTTTTTTGTAGGAATCAATCTTTTTATAAATACTTTTATACGCATAAAAAATAATATGATATATGGAAATGAAATTATTTTATCACGATTAAATTATGGAATATTATTAATGTTGTTTACTGCTATCATTAATTATTTTTTAGGATTTTTGGCTTGTAAAATAGGACATAAAAATGATACTTTAATTTTAATAGCAAGTGGAAAACACCTTCAAATAGATACTTATTCTACTTTTGGTATAGTTATAGGATTAATTTTACTAAATAAAACTAAATGTATTTGGATAGACCCTATAATTTCTATTATTTTTTCATCTTCAATATTATACACTGGATTAAAATTATTAAAAAATGCTACATCTGGAATTATGGATGAATCTGATAAAAAACTTTTAAAAAAGTTATCTTCCTATATCAAAAAAAAAAGAGATATTCATTGGATAGATCTTCATAATTTAAAAGTAATTAAATACGGTAGTGCTTTACATGTTGATTGTCATTTAATTGTTCCTTGGTTTTTTAATATTAAAGAAGCTAATAAAGAAGTTAAAAAACTAACTATTTTAACTAAAAAAAAATTTGGTACTAAAGTAGAGTTATCTGTACATGTAGAAGCTTGTTCTGATAATCATTGTATATTTTGTAATAAATATTGTCAAGTAAGAAAAAATTTTTATCAAAAAAAAATTCTTTGGACATTAGATAAAACATACAATCATACTACGTAA
- a CDS encoding DUF4290 domain-containing protein: protein MEYNTNRFKLVIPEYGRNIQKMIDYAIQIKNREKRNRCAWEIIKIMTVSTNTRFNKSIPYFQHKLWNQLFIMSKYQLDIDPPFPKSNSEKIKFCYKKVAYPEYLTSFRYYGKIIRNMIHVAIHCKNKQKKEGLFYAIANTMKKNYLRWNKNIVEDDIIFKDLKELSKGKICLMKNTDSLLQSYHILRKNKKRK from the coding sequence ATGGAATATAATACTAATCGTTTCAAATTAGTTATACCAGAATATGGTAGAAACATTCAAAAAATGATAGATTACGCAATACAAATAAAAAATAGAGAAAAAAGAAACCGTTGTGCATGGGAAATTATAAAAATAATGACAGTGTCAACTAATACTAGATTTAATAAATCTATTCCTTATTTTCAGCATAAATTATGGAATCAATTATTTATTATGTCTAAATATCAATTAGATATAGACCCCCCTTTTCCAAAATCTAATTCAGAAAAAATAAAATTTTGTTATAAAAAAGTGGCATATCCTGAATATTTAACTAGTTTTCGATATTATGGAAAAATAATAAGAAATATGATTCATGTGGCAATACATTGTAAAAATAAACAAAAAAAAGAAGGATTATTTTATGCTATAGCGAATACTATGAAAAAAAATTATTTAAGATGGAATAAAAATATAGTAGAAGATGATATTATATTTAAAGATTTAAAAGAACTTTCAAAAGGAAAAATATGTTTAATGAAAAATACAGATTCGTTATTACAATCTTACCATATTTTAAGAAAAAATAAAAAGAGAAAATAA
- the murA gene encoding UDP-N-acetylglucosamine 1-carboxyvinyltransferase produces the protein MGSFKIEGGLPLKGEIKPQGAKNETLQILCAVLLTSQKLRVKNIPEIGDVKCLMNILQHLGVLIKKNGIGDYTFQAKKINIEYLNTKKFFKYGKSIRGSIMIAGPLLTRFGKVCIPIPGGDRIGRRRLDAHLIGLKLLGSDIYYHNEQKYFYLHTNRKKLTGQYILMEEASITGTANIIMAATLAKGKTIIYNAACEPYIQQLCKLLNKMGAKIRGIGSNLINIVGVIELKGCTHTILPDMIEIGSWIGLAAITCSEIRIKNVSWNNLGIIPNTFRKIGIKLEKEKDDIYIPSQKSYQIKKLLNNAILTISDSPWPGLTPDLLSILTVVATQAEGSVLIHQKMFESRLFFVDKLIEMGAQIILCDPHRATVIGLNHKSYLRGSVLNSPDIRAGISLLIAALSAKGTSIIKNIEEIDRGYENIDKRLRVLGANISRIE, from the coding sequence ATGGGAAGTTTCAAAATAGAAGGAGGACTTCCTTTAAAAGGAGAAATAAAACCACAAGGGGCTAAAAATGAAACTTTACAAATATTATGTGCTGTATTACTAACTTCACAAAAGTTAAGAGTTAAAAATATTCCAGAAATAGGAGATGTTAAATGTTTAATGAATATTCTTCAACATTTAGGAGTTTTAATAAAAAAAAATGGAATTGGAGATTATACTTTTCAAGCAAAAAAAATAAATATCGAATATTTAAATACAAAAAAATTTTTTAAATATGGAAAATCTATTAGAGGTTCCATTATGATAGCAGGTCCTTTACTTACTAGATTTGGAAAAGTGTGTATACCTATTCCTGGAGGAGATAGAATTGGTAGAAGACGATTAGATGCTCATTTAATAGGATTAAAATTATTAGGTAGTGATATTTATTATCATAATGAACAAAAATATTTTTATTTACATACAAATAGAAAAAAATTAACTGGTCAATATATTTTAATGGAAGAAGCATCTATTACAGGAACAGCTAATATTATAATGGCAGCAACCCTAGCTAAGGGAAAAACTATTATTTATAATGCTGCTTGTGAACCATATATACAACAATTATGCAAATTGTTAAATAAAATGGGAGCAAAGATAAGAGGAATAGGTTCTAATTTAATTAATATAGTTGGTGTAATAGAATTAAAAGGATGTACTCATACTATATTACCTGATATGATAGAAATAGGTAGTTGGATAGGATTAGCTGCTATTACTTGTTCGGAAATACGAATTAAAAATGTTAGTTGGAATAATTTAGGTATAATACCTAATACGTTTAGAAAAATAGGAATAAAATTAGAAAAAGAAAAAGATGATATTTATATTCCATCACAAAAATCTTATCAAATAAAAAAATTATTAAATAACGCTATATTAACAATATCTGATTCTCCATGGCCTGGATTAACTCCAGATTTATTAAGTATTTTAACTGTAGTAGCTACTCAAGCTGAAGGAAGTGTTTTAATTCATCAAAAAATGTTTGAAAGTAGATTATTTTTTGTAGATAAACTTATTGAAATGGGAGCACAAATAATATTATGCGATCCTCATAGAGCTACTGTTATTGGTTTAAACCATAAATCTTATTTACGAGGATCTGTATTAAATTCTCCAGATATAAGAGCTGGAATATCTCTTCTTATAGCAGCTCTTTCTGCTAAAGGAACAAGCATTATAAAAAATATAGAAGAAATAGACAGAGGATATGAAAATATAGATAAAAGATTACGCGTATTAGGAGCTAATATTTCAAGAATAGAATAA
- the greA gene encoding transcription elongation factor GreA, producing the protein MAKFEYITKEGLKKLQKEIERLENIERPKISMQIAEARDKGDLSENAEYDAIKEAQGFLEMNIAKLKKKLSNARIIDGSQINRTRVSILSTVRIKNLTYGGEQIYTLVPEGETDLKLGKISINTPISIGLLGKQVGQIAHIKLPNKMILDYEILEIAFSE; encoded by the coding sequence ATGGCTAAATTTGAATATATAACTAAAGAAGGGTTAAAAAAATTACAAAAAGAAATAGAAAGACTAGAAAATATAGAACGTCCAAAAATATCTATGCAAATAGCTGAGGCTAGAGATAAAGGAGATTTATCAGAAAATGCAGAATATGATGCAATAAAAGAAGCACAAGGTTTTTTAGAAATGAATATAGCTAAATTAAAAAAAAAATTATCTAATGCACGTATTATAGATGGTTCTCAAATAAATAGAACTAGAGTTTCTATTCTTTCTACAGTTAGAATAAAAAATTTAACTTATGGAGGAGAACAAATATATACTTTAGTTCCAGAAGGAGAAACTGATTTAAAATTAGGAAAAATTTCTATAAATACTCCTATATCAATAGGTTTATTAGGAAAACAAGTAGGACAAATAGCTCATATTAAATTACCTAACAAAATGATACTTGATTATGAAATTTTAGAAATAGCGTTTAGTGAATAA
- a CDS encoding HIT family protein, translated as MNNKNIFNKIIKNEVFSYKVAENIDHLAFLDIHPMKIGHTLVIPKKINRDKIFSLSEKDFVSIMSFSRKVAIGIEKTIPCNRVGIFVMGFEIPHIHIHLIPMDKESDGYFSKTRIILSTKKLKFLSYIIKKSINL; from the coding sequence GTGAATAATAAAAATATTTTTAATAAAATAATTAAAAACGAAGTTTTTTCCTATAAAGTAGCAGAAAATATTGATCATTTAGCTTTTTTAGACATTCATCCTATGAAAATAGGACATACTTTAGTAATACCAAAAAAAATCAATAGAGACAAAATTTTTTCTCTTTCAGAAAAAGATTTTGTCTCTATTATGTCTTTTTCTAGAAAAGTAGCTATAGGTATTGAAAAAACAATTCCTTGTAATCGTGTAGGAATATTTGTTATGGGATTTGAAATCCCCCATATTCATATACATTTAATTCCTATGGATAAAGAAAGTGATGGATATTTTTCTAAAACAAGAATTATTTTATCTACAAAAAAATTAAAATTTTTATCATATATAATAAAAAAATCAATTAATTTATAA
- a CDS encoding type III pantothenate kinase, translating into MLLTINIGNSSIRFGLFDNNNYNLKCNCSWIINSNPHKSLDEYILLFRNIYQQYGIFSKLIHHIVIGSVVPTLTNIVEQSLYEIHKIKPMVVDRYSDSPIKHYSHQLGTDLYANAIAAYILYKETTLVIDFGTALSLTCIDKYGKLKGVIIAPGVNSSLLALIGNTEQLSQIELKKPSSILGQYTETCIQSGIIYGYTSMVEGLIKRINKELKTSCFVIATGGLSHIYTPLTKRIHLKDKMHTIKGLKILFHCNN; encoded by the coding sequence ATGTTATTAACTATAAATATAGGAAATTCAAGTATTCGTTTTGGACTATTTGATAATAATAATTATAATTTAAAATGCAATTGTTCATGGATTATTAATAGTAATCCTCATAAATCATTAGATGAATATATTTTGTTGTTTAGAAACATATATCAACAATATGGTATTTTTTCAAAATTGATACATCATATAGTAATAGGATCAGTAGTTCCAACTCTTACAAACATTGTAGAACAATCTTTATATGAAATACATAAAATAAAACCTATGGTAGTAGATAGATATTCTGATTCTCCTATAAAACATTATTCTCATCAATTAGGTACAGATTTATATGCTAATGCTATAGCTGCGTATATTTTATATAAAGAAACTACATTAGTAATAGATTTCGGAACAGCATTAAGTTTAACTTGTATTGATAAGTATGGAAAACTTAAAGGAGTTATTATTGCTCCAGGAGTAAATAGTTCATTATTAGCATTAATTGGAAATACAGAACAATTATCACAAATAGAACTAAAAAAACCTTCTAGTATATTAGGACAATATACGGAAACATGTATACAAAGTGGGATAATATATGGTTATACAAGTATGGTTGAAGGTTTAATAAAAAGAATCAATAAAGAGTTAAAAACAAGTTGTTTTGTGATTGCTACAGGAGGATTATCACATATATATACTCCTTTAACAAAAAGGATTCATCTTAAAGATAAAATGCATACAATAAAAGGTTTAAAAATTTTATTTCATTGTAATAATTAA